One window from the genome of Vidua chalybeata isolate OUT-0048 chromosome 3, bVidCha1 merged haplotype, whole genome shotgun sequence encodes:
- the LOC128785679 gene encoding endogenous retrovirus group K member 6 Pro protein-like encodes MEQTVAFAGKNISLDLMADTGADVTIVPQAEWPRDWELVSPCGTISGVGGAVNSRRSKHLVCVEGPEGQIATIRPFVVAANIKLLGRDVLSQWGARLDIPSPAWDF; translated from the exons ATGGAGCAGACTGTGGCGTTTGCG gggaaaaacatttcgttggacctgatggcagacaccggTGCGGACGTTACCATCGTCCCTCAGGCAGAGTGGCCGCGCGACTGGGAGTTagtgtccccttgtggcacaatctccggCGTGGGAGGAGCCGTCAATTCCCGACGCAGTAAGCACCTCGTGTGTGTAGAGGGGCCGGAGGGCCAGATTGCCACAATTCGGCCTTTTGTAGTTGCAGCCAATATCAAATTATTAGGCAGGGACGTGTTGTCCCAATGGGGTGCCCGtctcgacatccctagccctgcgtgggatttttag